One Cellulomonas sp. NS3 genomic region harbors:
- a CDS encoding ABC transporter ATP-binding protein, with amino-acid sequence MTATPVIQVEHLRKSYGSTLAVEDVSLTVHRGEIVGILGPNGAGKTTTVECLAGLRDRDSGRVDVLGLDPARDRAALREVLGMQLQESELPARITAREAAELYASFYADPADPLELLDDLGLADRRDAQFRALSGGQKQRLSIALALVGNPQVAVLDELTTGLDPQARRDTWDVVRKVRDRGVTILLVTHLMEEAERLCDRIVLIDAGRVVATGTPAELAAQSAGEHVLRFRSPEPGVAAVLAGVPGVHGVDGPDDGLAYEVRGGPEIVQDVMVALSAAGVRANDVRLERGTLEDAFLTLTGQDRSRDAGAGRRSRSLLTRSEA; translated from the coding sequence ATGACCGCCACACCCGTGATCCAGGTCGAGCACCTGCGCAAGTCGTACGGCTCGACGCTCGCCGTCGAGGACGTGAGCCTCACGGTCCACCGCGGCGAGATCGTCGGGATCCTCGGCCCGAACGGCGCGGGCAAGACGACGACGGTCGAGTGCCTCGCCGGGCTGCGCGACCGCGACTCCGGCCGCGTCGACGTCCTCGGTCTCGACCCCGCCCGGGACCGTGCGGCGCTGCGCGAGGTGCTCGGCATGCAGCTCCAGGAGAGCGAGCTGCCCGCCCGCATCACGGCCCGCGAGGCCGCCGAGCTGTACGCGTCGTTCTACGCGGACCCCGCGGACCCGCTCGAGCTGCTCGACGACCTCGGGCTCGCGGACCGGCGGGACGCGCAGTTCCGGGCGCTCTCGGGCGGCCAGAAGCAGCGCCTGTCGATCGCGCTCGCGCTCGTCGGCAACCCGCAGGTCGCGGTGCTCGACGAGCTCACGACGGGCCTCGACCCGCAGGCGCGGCGCGACACGTGGGACGTGGTCCGCAAGGTCCGCGACCGCGGCGTGACGATCCTGCTGGTCACGCACCTCATGGAGGAGGCGGAGCGGCTGTGCGACCGCATCGTCCTCATCGACGCGGGCCGGGTCGTCGCGACGGGCACCCCGGCCGAGCTCGCGGCGCAGTCGGCCGGGGAGCACGTGCTGCGGTTCCGGTCGCCGGAGCCGGGCGTCGCGGCGGTCCTCGCGGGGGTCCCCGGCGTGCACGGGGTCGACGGGCCCGACGACGGCCTCGCGTACGAGGTCCGCGGCGGCCCGGAGATCGTGCAGGACGTCATGGTCGCGCTGTCGGCCGCGGGCGTGCGCGCGAACGACGTGCGGCTCGAGCGCGGCACCCTCGAGGACGCGTTCCTCACCCTGACCGGCCAGGACCGGTCCCGCGACGCCGGCGCCGGCCGTCGCTCCCGTTCCCTGCTGACCCGTTCGGAGGCCTGA
- a CDS encoding ABC transporter permease produces the protein MTAAPLTPTPAPAPAARTAATTATSARVLAHVTRTEARLFLREPSAAFFGLAFPAVLLVVLGLFMPWADQPFDDKDPVLSQITAITGYTPIVLALAIATVGFSTFPTPIATYRGNGVLRRLATTPLPSSRVLAAQVLVNVATLVVASVLAVVLGVVVLDISLPADPLALVLGFVLGATSTMAVGCLIAARAPNTSSANGVGMLLYFVSLFFAGVWMPLPLMPEIVQTISQYTPVGAASQAMGAAWYGQPFPATELLVMAAWTLVGVPVAARIFRWS, from the coding sequence ATGACCGCCGCCCCGCTCACCCCGACCCCCGCGCCCGCCCCGGCGGCGCGCACCGCGGCCACGACCGCGACGAGCGCACGCGTGCTCGCGCACGTGACCCGCACGGAGGCCCGGCTGTTCCTGCGGGAGCCGTCGGCCGCGTTCTTCGGGCTCGCGTTCCCCGCCGTCCTGCTCGTCGTCCTCGGGCTGTTCATGCCATGGGCCGACCAGCCGTTCGACGACAAGGACCCGGTGCTGTCGCAGATCACGGCCATCACCGGCTACACCCCGATCGTGCTGGCGCTGGCGATCGCGACGGTCGGGTTCTCGACGTTCCCGACCCCCATCGCGACGTACCGCGGCAACGGCGTGCTGCGCCGGCTCGCCACGACGCCGCTGCCGAGCTCGCGGGTGCTCGCCGCCCAGGTGCTCGTCAACGTCGCGACGCTCGTCGTCGCCTCGGTCCTCGCCGTCGTCCTCGGCGTCGTGGTCCTCGACATCTCGCTGCCGGCCGACCCGCTCGCGCTGGTCCTCGGCTTCGTGCTCGGCGCCACGTCGACCATGGCGGTCGGCTGCCTCATCGCGGCCCGGGCGCCGAACACGTCCTCGGCGAACGGCGTCGGGATGCTGCTGTACTTCGTGTCGCTGTTCTTCGCCGGCGTGTGGATGCCGCTCCCGCTGATGCCGGAGATCGTGCAGACGATCAGCCAGTACACCCCGGTCGGCGCCGCGTCGCAGGCGATGGGCGCCGCCTGGTACGGCCAGCCGTTCCCGGCGACCGAGCTGCTGGTCATGGCGGCGTGGACGCTCGTCGGGGTGCCGGTCGCCGCGAGGATCTTCCGCTGGTCCTGA
- the cbhB gene encoding exoglucanase CbhB, with protein sequence MSGLTRRRVAWAVSALGVSSLVAVCGMQPALASPAPAAAAPAVAPAAIEEGGEYQQRFLEMYQDIKDPASGYFSPQGIPYHSVETFIVEAPDYGHETTSEAYSFWIWLESAYGEATGDWKPLNDAWATMEKYMIPQAADQPTNSFYKPSAPASYASEYNHPSNYPSALESGVSVGPDPIAAELKAAHGTDDIYGMHWLADVDNVYGFGASPGAGCTNGPGAGTSYINTFQRGPQESVYETIPQPSCDEFEFGGKNGFLDLFTKDASYAKQWKYTNAPDADARAIDAMYWANQWATDQGKASEISGTVAKAAKMGDYLRYALFDKYFKKIGCTSKSCAAGTGKDSAHYLLSWYYAWGGATDPSAGWAWRIGSSHNHFGYQNPMAAWALSTDSALKPKGATAVSDWTKSLERQLEFYQWLQSADGGIAGGATNSWDGAYATPPAGTSTFYGMGYTEAPVYHDPPSNSWFGMQVWSMERIAQLYNASGNPKAKALLDKWVPWALAHTKASGADWAVPSTLKWTGQPDTWNPASPGTNAGLRVEVASQGQDVGVAGALARTLMYYAAEADHAEAQAAAKGLLDAIWTNNRDSIGVSTTETREDFKRLDDVMTSTTGDGVYVPAGWTGTMPNGDVIKPGVSFLDMRSFLKNDPAWPKVKAYLDGGPAPTFNYHRFWAQTAIATALADYDRLFGDGGTVPPVDTQKPTVPTALTSTAKTATSVTLGWTASTDNVRVTGYDVYRGTTRVGSATGTTYTDTGLTAATAYSYTVRAKDAAGNVSDPSTALSVTTNEGGGTVDTTPPSAPLGLVSPSRTTTSVALTWQPSTDNVAVTGYDVYRGTTRVGSTTTTSYSDTGLTASTAYSYTVRAKDAAGNVSTPSAALSVTTSPDVTPGACKVTYTTSDWNSGFTASVKVTNTGAALSSWKLGFSFAGGQKVQQGWSAVWSQSGTAVTADNAPWNGTLAAGGTIDVGFNGSHTGSNPKPTAFTLNGAPCTVG encoded by the coding sequence ATGTCAGGACTCACCCGACGACGTGTCGCCTGGGCGGTCTCCGCCCTGGGCGTGTCGTCGCTCGTAGCCGTGTGCGGGATGCAACCCGCGCTGGCGTCACCCGCGCCCGCGGCCGCCGCTCCCGCGGTCGCGCCTGCCGCGATCGAGGAGGGGGGCGAGTACCAGCAGCGCTTCCTCGAGATGTACCAGGACATCAAGGACCCGGCGAGCGGCTACTTCAGCCCGCAGGGCATCCCGTACCACTCGGTCGAGACGTTCATCGTCGAGGCCCCGGACTACGGGCACGAGACCACGTCGGAGGCGTACAGCTTCTGGATCTGGCTCGAGAGCGCCTACGGCGAGGCGACCGGCGACTGGAAGCCGCTCAACGACGCGTGGGCCACGATGGAGAAGTACATGATCCCGCAGGCTGCGGACCAGCCCACCAACTCGTTCTACAAGCCCTCGGCGCCGGCGTCGTACGCGAGCGAGTACAACCACCCGAGCAACTACCCGTCGGCGCTCGAGTCGGGTGTCTCGGTCGGCCCCGACCCCATCGCGGCGGAGCTCAAGGCCGCGCACGGCACCGACGACATCTACGGCATGCACTGGCTCGCGGACGTCGACAACGTCTACGGCTTCGGAGCTTCCCCGGGCGCGGGCTGCACCAACGGCCCCGGCGCGGGCACGTCGTACATCAACACGTTCCAGCGCGGCCCGCAGGAGTCGGTCTACGAGACCATCCCGCAGCCGTCGTGCGACGAGTTCGAGTTCGGCGGCAAGAACGGCTTCCTCGACCTGTTCACCAAGGACGCGTCGTACGCCAAGCAGTGGAAGTACACCAACGCCCCCGACGCCGACGCGCGTGCGATCGACGCCATGTACTGGGCCAACCAGTGGGCGACCGACCAGGGCAAGGCGTCCGAGATCTCGGGCACCGTCGCGAAGGCCGCCAAGATGGGCGACTACCTGCGCTACGCGCTGTTCGACAAGTACTTCAAGAAGATCGGCTGCACCTCGAAGAGCTGCGCCGCCGGCACCGGCAAGGACAGCGCCCACTACCTGCTCTCCTGGTACTACGCCTGGGGCGGCGCGACCGACCCCAGCGCCGGCTGGGCGTGGCGCATCGGCTCGAGCCACAACCACTTCGGGTACCAGAACCCGATGGCGGCCTGGGCCCTGTCGACCGACTCGGCGCTCAAGCCCAAGGGCGCGACGGCCGTGTCCGACTGGACCAAGAGCCTCGAGCGCCAGCTCGAGTTCTACCAGTGGCTGCAGTCCGCGGACGGCGGCATCGCCGGTGGCGCGACGAACAGCTGGGACGGCGCGTACGCGACGCCGCCGGCCGGCACGTCGACGTTCTACGGCATGGGCTACACCGAGGCCCCCGTCTACCACGACCCGCCGTCGAACTCCTGGTTCGGCATGCAGGTGTGGTCGATGGAGCGCATCGCGCAGCTCTACAACGCGTCCGGCAACCCGAAGGCCAAGGCGCTGCTCGACAAGTGGGTCCCGTGGGCCCTCGCGCACACCAAGGCGAGCGGCGCCGACTGGGCCGTCCCGTCGACGCTCAAGTGGACGGGTCAGCCGGACACCTGGAACCCCGCGAGCCCCGGCACCAACGCCGGTCTGCGCGTCGAGGTCGCCAGCCAGGGCCAGGACGTCGGCGTCGCCGGCGCGCTCGCCCGGACGCTCATGTACTACGCCGCCGAGGCCGACCACGCCGAGGCTCAGGCCGCGGCCAAGGGTCTGCTCGACGCGATCTGGACCAACAACCGCGACTCGATCGGCGTCTCCACGACGGAGACCCGCGAGGACTTCAAGCGTCTCGACGACGTCATGACCTCGACGACCGGCGACGGCGTCTACGTCCCCGCCGGTTGGACGGGCACGATGCCCAACGGCGACGTCATCAAGCCGGGCGTGAGCTTCCTCGACATGCGCAGCTTCCTCAAGAACGACCCGGCGTGGCCCAAGGTCAAGGCGTACCTCGACGGCGGACCGGCCCCGACGTTCAACTACCACCGGTTCTGGGCGCAGACGGCCATCGCGACCGCCCTGGCCGACTACGACCGCCTGTTCGGCGACGGCGGCACCGTGCCGCCCGTCGACACGCAGAAGCCGACGGTCCCCACCGCCCTGACCTCGACGGCGAAGACGGCCACGAGCGTCACGCTGGGCTGGACGGCCTCGACGGACAACGTCCGTGTGACGGGGTACGACGTGTACCGCGGCACGACGCGGGTGGGCTCGGCGACGGGCACGACCTACACCGACACGGGCCTCACGGCCGCCACGGCGTACTCGTACACCGTGCGGGCGAAGGACGCGGCCGGCAACGTCTCCGACCCGTCGACGGCGCTCAGCGTCACCACGAACGAGGGTGGCGGCACCGTCGACACGACACCGCCGTCGGCGCCGCTCGGCCTCGTGTCGCCGAGCAGGACGACCACGTCGGTCGCCCTGACGTGGCAGCCGTCGACCGACAACGTGGCCGTGACCGGGTACGACGTGTACCGCGGCACGACGCGGGTCGGCTCCACGACGACCACGTCGTACAGCGACACCGGCCTGACGGCGAGCACCGCGTACTCGTACACCGTGCGCGCCAAGGACGCCGCCGGGAACGTCTCGACGCCGTCCGCGGCGCTGAGCGTCACGACGAGCCCCGACGTCACGCCGGGCGCCTGCAAGGTCACCTACACGACCAGCGACTGGAACTCCGGGTTCACGGCGTCGGTCAAGGTCACCAACACCGGCGCGGCGCTCTCGAGCTGGAAGCTCGGCTTCTCGTTCGCGGGCGGCCAGAAGGTCCAGCAGGGCTGGAGCGCGGTCTGGTCGCAGAGCGGCACGGCCGTCACCGCGGACAACGCGCCGTGGAACGGCACCCTCGCCGCGGGCGGGACCATCGACGTCGGGTTCAACGGGTCGCACACCGGCTCGAACCCGAAGCCGACCGCGTTCACGCTCAACGGGGCTCCCTGCACCGTGGGCTGA
- a CDS encoding RNA polymerase sigma factor, with translation MPQWRQLLEEVVRTRRASLLGYAYVLTLDADEAEDLLQEALVRVFARRRALDDPRGAEAYVRAAIRSGFLDGVRRRRSRWGKAHLLVEDHGRRSPDDVAVAGLDVRAALATLPARERACVVLRHIDDLTVPAIAAGLGISEGAVKRYLSDGTRALRAVLGDEITVTDPMTVPVDTRSGRSAT, from the coding sequence GTGCCGCAGTGGAGACAGCTGCTCGAGGAGGTCGTGCGCACCCGGCGCGCGTCGCTCCTCGGGTACGCGTACGTGCTCACGCTCGACGCGGACGAGGCGGAGGACCTCCTGCAGGAGGCGCTGGTGCGCGTGTTCGCCCGGCGACGCGCTCTCGACGACCCGCGGGGCGCCGAGGCGTACGTCCGGGCCGCGATCCGCAGCGGGTTCCTCGACGGCGTGCGTCGGCGGCGCTCGCGCTGGGGCAAGGCGCACCTGCTCGTGGAGGACCACGGGCGCCGCTCACCGGACGACGTCGCCGTGGCCGGGCTGGACGTGCGGGCGGCCCTCGCGACGCTGCCCGCGCGGGAGCGTGCCTGCGTAGTGCTGCGCCACATCGACGACCTCACCGTGCCGGCGATCGCTGCCGGGCTCGGGATCAGCGAGGGGGCCGTGAAGCGATACCTCTCGGACGGCACGCGTGCTCTGCGTGCCGTCCTCGGTGACGAGATCACCGTGACGGACCCGATGACCGTCCCGGTCGACACCCGCAGCGGAAGGAGCGCGACATGA
- a CDS encoding RNA polymerase sigma factor, which translates to MTTDVEGLLRRCAPQALGAVARRHADFAAAEDAVQEALLAAAQQWPRDGVPDNAVGWLVRVAARRLADEHREVTARRRREEVAAARDQRPPDDVEQHDDTLTVMLLCCHPALTPAAAIPLTLRAVGGLTTREIAAAFLVPEATMAQRISRAKATLRASDVPFAMPAPDDVPRRLALVRHVLYLLFNEGYATSAGPDLLRVDVTGEAIRLTRLLHAAVPDDAEVTGLLALLLLTEARRPARSGPHGELVPLAEQDRSLWDRALVVEGVRLATDALRAGRPGEHTLQACIAVLHDQAPSSGATDWPQVLALYDRLLALTGSPVVALHRAVAVAMVHGPARGLAALDGVAERLGSGHRLHAVRAHLLELDGRPRDAVDAYRHAAAAATNLREREYLTLRAARLA; encoded by the coding sequence ATGACCACCGACGTCGAGGGCCTGCTGCGCCGGTGCGCGCCGCAGGCCCTCGGGGCGGTCGCGCGGCGGCACGCGGACTTCGCCGCCGCCGAGGACGCCGTGCAGGAGGCGCTGCTCGCGGCGGCGCAGCAGTGGCCGCGCGACGGCGTCCCGGACAACGCGGTCGGCTGGCTCGTGCGGGTCGCGGCGCGGCGGCTGGCGGACGAGCACCGCGAGGTCACCGCCCGCCGGCGCCGCGAGGAGGTCGCCGCCGCACGCGACCAGCGCCCGCCGGACGACGTCGAGCAGCACGACGACACGCTCACCGTCATGCTCCTGTGCTGCCACCCGGCGCTGACTCCCGCCGCGGCGATCCCGCTCACGCTGCGCGCGGTCGGCGGCCTGACGACGCGCGAGATCGCGGCGGCGTTCCTCGTGCCGGAGGCGACCATGGCCCAGCGCATCAGCCGCGCCAAGGCGACGCTGCGGGCGTCGGACGTCCCGTTCGCGATGCCCGCGCCCGACGACGTCCCGCGGCGCCTCGCCCTCGTCCGGCACGTCCTCTACCTGCTCTTCAACGAGGGCTACGCGACCAGCGCCGGCCCCGACCTGCTGCGGGTCGACGTCACCGGCGAGGCGATCCGGCTGACCCGCCTGCTGCACGCCGCGGTGCCGGACGACGCGGAGGTCACCGGCCTGCTCGCGCTGCTGCTGCTCACCGAGGCCCGCCGGCCCGCGCGGTCCGGCCCGCACGGGGAGCTCGTGCCGCTCGCCGAGCAGGACCGCTCGCTGTGGGACCGGGCCCTCGTCGTCGAGGGCGTCCGTCTCGCGACCGACGCGCTGCGCGCCGGACGCCCGGGCGAGCACACGCTCCAGGCCTGCATCGCGGTGCTGCACGACCAGGCGCCGAGCTCCGGGGCGACCGACTGGCCCCAGGTCCTCGCGCTGTACGACCGCCTCCTCGCGCTGACCGGCAGCCCCGTCGTGGCGCTGCACCGGGCCGTCGCCGTCGCGATGGTGCACGGCCCCGCACGCGGTCTGGCCGCGCTCGACGGTGTGGCCGAGCGCCTCGGCAGCGGGCACCGGCTGCACGCCGTCCGGGCCCACCTGCTCGAGCTCGACGGGCGACCGCGCGACGCCGTCGACGCCTACCGGCACGCCGCCGCCGCCGCGACCAACCTCCGCGAGCGCGAGTACCTCACTCTCCGGGCGGCCCGCCTGGCCTGA
- a CDS encoding YciI family protein → MRYMIMMDYGGVESACEPMDRWTPEELQAHFAFQAALQEELVERGEFVDGQGLASPDQAKFVVSDGVGAPVVVDGPYPEGKELLAGYWLVDVDSVDRAVEIAARASAAPAQGGRPIQQRIEVREVMSAPSPE, encoded by the coding sequence ATGCGCTACATGATCATGATGGACTACGGCGGCGTGGAGTCCGCGTGCGAGCCGATGGACCGCTGGACCCCCGAGGAGCTGCAGGCGCACTTCGCGTTCCAGGCCGCCCTCCAGGAGGAGCTCGTCGAGCGGGGCGAGTTCGTCGACGGGCAGGGGCTGGCGTCGCCCGACCAGGCGAAGTTCGTCGTCAGCGACGGCGTCGGGGCACCGGTCGTCGTCGACGGGCCCTACCCCGAGGGCAAGGAGCTGCTCGCGGGCTACTGGCTGGTCGACGTCGACTCGGTCGACCGCGCCGTCGAGATCGCCGCGAGGGCGTCGGCGGCGCCGGCCCAGGGCGGCCGGCCGATCCAGCAGCGGATCGAGGTGCGCGAGGTCATGAGCGCGCCGTCGCCCGAGTGA
- a CDS encoding TetR/AcrR family transcriptional regulator codes for MPRAGLVPAVVTEAGAALADEVGFTRLSMGLVAERLGVKTPSLYKHVDGQADLAHRIAVLASDELGDAMGDAIQGRAGSEALAAAAQAMRTYVKEHPGRYAAINSARPGGPDDPFVAASRRALSALTAVLRGYGLPPEEEIHALRMLRSVLHGFVTLEVATGFRYDTDVDDSFAWLIDFIDHGLHATASATAADAPPPAAPHGAGPTP; via the coding sequence GTGCCTAGGGCAGGTCTCGTCCCCGCCGTCGTCACCGAGGCCGGCGCCGCCCTGGCCGACGAGGTCGGCTTCACCCGGCTCAGCATGGGCCTGGTCGCCGAGCGGCTCGGCGTGAAGACGCCCTCCCTCTACAAGCACGTCGACGGGCAGGCCGACCTGGCCCACCGCATCGCCGTCCTGGCCTCCGACGAGCTGGGCGACGCCATGGGCGACGCGATCCAGGGCCGGGCCGGCAGCGAGGCCCTCGCCGCCGCCGCCCAGGCGATGCGCACCTACGTCAAGGAGCACCCCGGCCGCTACGCCGCGATCAACAGCGCTCGACCCGGCGGGCCCGACGACCCGTTCGTCGCCGCGAGCCGCCGCGCCCTGAGCGCCCTGACGGCGGTGCTGCGCGGGTACGGCCTGCCCCCGGAGGAGGAGATCCACGCGCTGCGGATGCTGCGCAGCGTGCTGCACGGCTTCGTCACCCTCGAGGTGGCCACCGGCTTCCGGTACGACACGGACGTCGACGACAGCTTCGCGTGGCTGATCGACTTCATCGACCACGGCCTCCACGCCACCGCCTCCGCCACCGCGGCGGACGCGCCGCCACCCGCCGCACCGCACGGCGCCGGGCCGACGCCCTGA
- a CDS encoding alpha/beta fold hydrolase, translating to MTGPTTHRLDLDEGTLVYDVLGEGPLVVLAHGMGDSRRSYRFLVPALAAAGYRVANLDLRGCGDSSHGWTGYSRTDIAGDLLALVRHLVGTSSDRAVLVGQSISGGAATIAAADAPDLIAGVVELAPFTRAQSADLGGLLRSKRYRASGTLLARTLLLGSVPSWMKYLELAYPTTPADWADERDRIRTSMSEPARMKVLQAMAKSSPADAGARLPDVTCPVLVVEGSLDPDWADPRAEGERILADLPPGLGELAVIDGAGHYPHAQTPEELLALVLPFLTRTLARA from the coding sequence ATGACCGGACCCACGACCCACCGCCTCGACCTGGACGAGGGCACCCTCGTGTACGACGTCCTCGGCGAGGGGCCCCTCGTCGTGCTCGCCCACGGCATGGGCGACAGCCGCCGCTCGTACCGCTTCCTGGTCCCCGCCCTGGCTGCCGCGGGCTACCGCGTCGCCAACCTCGACCTCCGCGGCTGCGGTGACTCCAGCCACGGGTGGACGGGCTACAGCCGCACCGACATCGCCGGCGACCTCCTCGCCCTCGTCCGCCACCTCGTCGGCACCTCGAGCGACCGGGCCGTCCTCGTGGGCCAGTCGATCAGCGGCGGCGCCGCCACCATCGCCGCCGCCGACGCCCCCGACCTGATCGCCGGCGTCGTCGAGCTCGCCCCCTTCACCCGCGCGCAGTCCGCCGACCTGGGCGGCCTGCTGCGGAGCAAGCGGTACCGCGCCTCGGGGACCCTGCTGGCCCGGACCCTCCTGCTGGGCAGCGTGCCGTCGTGGATGAAGTACCTCGAGCTGGCCTACCCCACCACCCCGGCCGACTGGGCCGACGAGCGCGACCGCATCCGCACCTCGATGAGCGAGCCCGCGCGGATGAAGGTGCTGCAGGCCATGGCGAAGTCCAGCCCCGCCGACGCCGGCGCCCGGCTGCCCGACGTCACGTGCCCGGTCCTCGTCGTGGAGGGCAGCCTCGACCCCGACTGGGCCGACCCCCGCGCCGAGGGCGAGCGCATCCTCGCCGACCTGCCCCCGGGTCTCGGTGAGCTCGCCGTGATCGACGGCGCCGGCCACTACCCGCACGCGCAGACCCCCGAGGAGCTCCTCGCCCTCGTCCTGCCCTTCCTCACCCGGACGCTGGCCCGTGCCTAG
- a CDS encoding DinB family protein, which produces MAVSGGEPQVDSADAAVQLVAYLDFCRDAVARKVSGLAEPDLRRSVLPSGWTPLELLWHLVHMERRWFVWGFLAEQVDDPWGDHADGVDGGRWAVPETVTVADVVERLHAGGRRTTAILTSVPLGERGSQGGRFTAEPTPTLAWIAFHVLQEYARHAGHLDVARELVDGAAGE; this is translated from the coding sequence ATGGCTGTCTCGGGCGGGGAACCGCAGGTCGACTCCGCTGACGCGGCGGTGCAGCTCGTCGCGTACCTCGACTTCTGCCGCGACGCGGTGGCGCGCAAGGTGTCCGGGCTCGCGGAGCCCGACCTCCGCCGGTCGGTGCTGCCGTCCGGCTGGACCCCGCTGGAGCTGCTCTGGCACCTCGTGCACATGGAGCGCCGGTGGTTCGTGTGGGGCTTCCTGGCTGAGCAGGTCGACGACCCCTGGGGCGACCACGCCGACGGGGTCGACGGCGGTCGGTGGGCGGTGCCGGAGACCGTGACGGTCGCGGACGTCGTCGAGCGGCTGCATGCGGGCGGCAGACGGACGACGGCGATCCTCACGTCCGTGCCGCTCGGCGAGCGCGGCAGCCAGGGCGGGCGGTTCACCGCGGAGCCGACCCCGACGCTCGCGTGGATCGCCTTCCACGTGCTCCAGGAGTACGCCCGCCACGCCGGCCACCTCGACGTCGCGCGCGAGCTCGTCGACGGGGCGGCCGGCGAGTAG
- a CDS encoding RidA family protein, whose translation MERTAVNPVTWSQQLGFHQGELVSGHTRTLYCSGQTATDADGAPQHGGDMAAQVALSLDNLEAVLGGAGLSLADLVRLNVFTTDVDLLLQHYGVLASRLAAAGVAPASTLLGVTRLAVPGLMVELEGTAVA comes from the coding sequence ATCGAACGAACGGCAGTGAACCCGGTGACGTGGTCCCAGCAGCTCGGCTTCCACCAGGGCGAGCTCGTCTCCGGGCACACCCGCACGCTGTACTGCTCCGGGCAGACCGCGACGGACGCCGACGGGGCGCCGCAGCACGGGGGCGACATGGCGGCGCAGGTCGCGCTGAGCCTCGACAACCTGGAGGCCGTCCTCGGTGGTGCCGGCCTGTCGCTGGCCGACCTCGTGCGGCTGAACGTCTTCACGACCGACGTCGACCTGCTCCTGCAGCACTACGGGGTGCTCGCGTCGCGGCTCGCCGCCGCCGGGGTCGCCCCCGCGAGCACGCTGCTCGGGGTCACGCGCCTCGCGGTCCCCGGCCTGATGGTCGAGCTCGAGGGCACCGCCGTCGCATGA